One Streptomyces sp. NBC_00554 DNA segment encodes these proteins:
- the coxB gene encoding cytochrome c oxidase subunit II — MSPNGSDRSPRRPMRRKLLQAMTAGLVLATATGCTYKDFPRLGFPTPVTDEGPRILSLWQGSWAAALATGVLVWGLILWSVFFHRRSRTKVEVPPQTRYNMPIEALYTVVPLIIVSVLFYFTARDETKLLSLDKKPDVTINVVGYQWSWGFNYIENVDGSTGDATTDKNLDAIPDRFKEDFPANAGGVYEVGTPGERNPQTDNPGPTLWLPEGKTVRFILTSRDVIHSFWVVPFLMKQDVIPGHTNSFQVTPNAEGTYLGKCAELCGVDHSRMLFNVKVVSPERYEAHLKELAEKGQTGYVPAGIEQTDPEKNRETNNL; from the coding sequence GTGAGTCCCAACGGCTCCGACCGCTCGCCGCGGCGCCCGATGCGGCGGAAGCTGCTGCAGGCAATGACTGCGGGCCTGGTCCTGGCTACCGCTACCGGTTGCACATACAAGGACTTTCCCCGCCTTGGTTTTCCCACCCCGGTCACGGACGAGGGTCCGCGGATCCTCTCCCTCTGGCAGGGCTCGTGGGCGGCCGCGCTCGCCACGGGCGTGCTGGTCTGGGGCCTGATCCTGTGGAGCGTGTTCTTCCACCGGCGCAGCCGTACCAAGGTCGAAGTTCCCCCGCAGACCCGGTACAACATGCCCATCGAGGCGCTGTACACCGTGGTCCCGCTCATCATCGTCTCGGTGCTGTTCTACTTCACCGCCCGCGACGAGACGAAGCTCCTCAGCCTCGACAAGAAGCCCGACGTCACCATCAACGTCGTCGGCTACCAGTGGAGCTGGGGCTTCAACTACATCGAGAACGTCGACGGTTCCACCGGTGACGCCACGACCGACAAGAACCTGGACGCCATTCCGGACCGGTTCAAGGAAGACTTCCCGGCCAACGCCGGTGGCGTCTATGAGGTCGGCACGCCGGGCGAGCGGAACCCGCAGACGGACAACCCCGGGCCGACCCTCTGGCTCCCCGAGGGCAAGACGGTCCGCTTCATCCTCACTTCGCGTGACGTCATCCACTCCTTCTGGGTGGTGCCGTTCCTGATGAAGCAGGACGTCATCCCGGGCCACACCAACTCCTTCCAGGTGACCCCCAACGCGGAGGGCACCTACCTGGGCAAGTGCGCCGAACTCTGCGGCGTCGACCACTCCCGGATGCTCTTCAACGTGAAGGTCGTCTCTCCCGAGCGCTACGAGGCCCACCTCAAGGAGCTCGCGGAGAAGGGCCAGACGGGCTACGTCCCGGCCGGCATTGAGCAGACGGACCCCGAGAAGAACCGGGAGACGAACAACCTGTGA
- the ctaD gene encoding cytochrome c oxidase subunit I, translated as MSILNEPQGAADAAEDSYENELPVRRKQPGNVVIKWLTTTDHKTIGTLYLITSFAFFCIGGVMALLMRAELARPGTQIMSNEQFNQAFTMHGTIMLLMFATPLFAGFTNWIMPLQIGAPDVAFPRLNMFAYWLYLFGSLIAVGGFLTPQGAADFGWFAYSPLSDAVRSPGIGADMWIMGLAFSGFGTILGAVNFITTIICMRAPGMTMFRMPIFVWNVLLTAVLVLLAFPVLAAALFALEADRKFGAHVFDAANGGALLWQHLFWFFGHPEVYIIALPFFGIISEVIPVFSRKPMFGYMGLIGATIAIAGLSVTVWAHHMYVTGGVLLPFFSFMTFLIAVPTGVKFFNWIGTMWKGSLSFETPMLWATGFLITFTFGGLTGVILASPPMDFHVSDSYFVVAHFHYVVFGTVVFAMFSGFHFWWPKMTGKMLDERLGKITFWTLFVGFHGTFLVQHWLGAEGMPRRYADYLAADGFTALNTISTISSFVLGLSILPFFYNVWKTAKYGKKVEVDDPWGYGRSLEWATSCPPPRHNFLTLPRIRSESPAFDLHHPEIAALDQLENAGHGEKALAGGKEAGK; from the coding sequence GTGAGCATCCTCAACGAACCTCAGGGTGCCGCCGACGCAGCGGAGGACTCGTACGAGAACGAGCTGCCGGTACGGCGCAAGCAGCCCGGCAACGTTGTGATCAAGTGGCTCACCACCACTGACCACAAGACGATCGGCACGCTGTATCTGATCACCTCGTTCGCGTTCTTCTGCATCGGCGGCGTCATGGCGCTGCTGATGCGCGCCGAACTGGCCCGTCCCGGCACGCAGATCATGTCGAACGAGCAGTTCAACCAGGCGTTCACGATGCACGGCACGATCATGCTGCTGATGTTCGCGACGCCGTTGTTCGCCGGTTTCACGAACTGGATCATGCCGCTGCAGATCGGCGCGCCCGACGTGGCGTTCCCGCGGCTGAACATGTTCGCCTACTGGCTCTACCTGTTCGGCTCGCTCATCGCGGTCGGCGGCTTCCTCACCCCGCAGGGCGCGGCCGACTTCGGCTGGTTCGCCTACAGCCCGCTCTCGGACGCAGTCCGCTCGCCGGGCATCGGCGCCGACATGTGGATCATGGGCCTGGCCTTCTCCGGCTTCGGCACGATCCTCGGCGCGGTCAACTTCATCACCACCATCATCTGCATGCGCGCCCCCGGCATGACGATGTTCCGCATGCCGATCTTCGTGTGGAACGTGCTGCTGACCGCGGTCCTGGTCCTGCTGGCCTTCCCCGTCCTCGCCGCCGCGCTGTTCGCGCTGGAGGCGGATCGGAAATTCGGGGCACATGTCTTCGACGCCGCCAACGGCGGGGCCCTGCTGTGGCAACACCTCTTCTGGTTCTTCGGCCATCCAGAGGTGTACATCATCGCCCTGCCATTCTTCGGAATCATCTCCGAAGTCATCCCGGTGTTCTCCCGCAAGCCGATGTTCGGCTACATGGGCCTGATCGGCGCGACGATCGCGATCGCGGGCCTCTCCGTGACCGTGTGGGCGCACCACATGTACGTCACCGGCGGCGTACTCCTCCCGTTCTTCTCCTTCATGACGTTCCTCATCGCCGTGCCAACAGGCGTGAAGTTCTTCAACTGGATCGGAACCATGTGGAAGGGGTCCTTGAGTTTCGAGACCCCGATGCTCTGGGCGACAGGCTTCCTGATCACCTTCACCTTCGGTGGTCTGACCGGTGTCATCCTGGCCTCACCGCCGATGGACTTCCACGTCTCGGACTCGTACTTCGTGGTGGCGCACTTCCACTACGTGGTCTTCGGCACCGTGGTGTTCGCGATGTTCTCCGGCTTCCACTTCTGGTGGCCGAAGATGACCGGCAAGATGCTCGACGAGCGCCTCGGCAAGATCACCTTCTGGACCCTGTTCGTCGGCTTCCACGGCACGTTCCTCGTCCAGCACTGGCTGGGTGCCGAGGGCATGCCGCGTCGTTACGCGGACTATCTCGCAGCCGACGGCTTCACCGCGCTGAACACGATCTCGACGATCAGCTCGTTCGTGCTCGGTCTGTCGATCCTGCCGTTCTTCTACAACGTGTGGAAGACCGCCAAGTACGGCAAGAAGGTCGAAGTCGACGACCCGTGGGGCTACGGCCGTTCGCTCGAATGGGCCACGTCCTGCCCGCCGCCGCGGCACAACTTCCTCACCCTGCCGCGGATCCGTTCGGAATCCCCGGCGTTCGACCTGCACCACCCCGAGATCGCCGCTCTCGACCAGCTCGAGAACGCCGGTCACGGTGAGAAGGCTCTCGCCGGCGGCAAGGAGGCGGGCAAGTGA
- a CDS encoding cysteine desulfurase/sulfurtransferase TusA family protein produces MSYFDAASAAPLHPVARQALQASLDEGWADPARLYREGRRARLLLDAAREAAADAVGCRPDELVFTSSGTRAVHSGIAGALAGRRRVGSHLIVSAVEHSSVLHSAEVHESAGGSVTQVPVGRTGAVSPSAYAAALRPDTALACLQSANHEVGTEQPVAAVAEACQAAGVPLLVDAAQSLGWGRVEGEWSLLTASAHKWGGPSGVGLLVVRKGVRFAPQGPVDERESGRAAGFENIPGIVAAAAALRAVRAEAAAEGARLRELTDRIRLRVPELVPDVEVVGDPERRLPGVVTFSCLYVDGETLLHELDREGFSVSSGSSCTSSTLTPSHVLKAMGVLTEGNVRVSLPPGVPEADVDRFLSVLPAAVSAVREKLGAPAAPAKTAAAVDSLVVNALGRRCPIPVIELAKVIGDVPVGGTVRVLSDDEAARLDIPAWCEMRGQEYVGEEPADHGSVYVVRRMS; encoded by the coding sequence GTGTCCTACTTCGATGCTGCTTCCGCCGCTCCCCTTCATCCCGTTGCCCGGCAGGCCCTGCAGGCCTCGTTGGACGAGGGGTGGGCGGATCCCGCACGTCTGTACAGGGAGGGAAGGCGGGCCCGGTTGCTGCTCGACGCGGCGCGTGAGGCGGCGGCGGACGCCGTGGGCTGCCGGCCGGACGAACTGGTCTTCACCTCGTCGGGTACGCGGGCGGTGCACTCCGGGATCGCGGGCGCGCTGGCCGGGCGGCGGCGCGTGGGAAGCCACCTGATCGTGTCAGCGGTCGAACATTCTTCGGTGCTCCATTCGGCCGAGGTCCACGAGTCGGCGGGCGGGTCGGTGACCCAGGTACCGGTCGGCCGTACGGGCGCGGTGTCCCCTTCGGCGTACGCGGCGGCCCTGCGCCCCGACACGGCGCTCGCCTGTCTGCAGTCCGCCAACCACGAGGTGGGCACGGAGCAGCCGGTGGCCGCGGTGGCCGAGGCGTGCCAGGCGGCGGGCGTACCGCTGCTGGTGGACGCGGCGCAGTCGCTGGGATGGGGCCGGGTGGAGGGCGAGTGGTCCCTGCTCACGGCAAGTGCCCACAAATGGGGCGGTCCTTCGGGGGTCGGGCTGCTCGTCGTACGCAAAGGTGTGCGGTTCGCTCCTCAAGGGCCCGTGGACGAGCGGGAGTCGGGGCGGGCGGCCGGGTTCGAGAACATTCCCGGGATCGTGGCCGCGGCGGCGGCGCTGCGGGCCGTGCGGGCCGAGGCGGCCGCGGAGGGCGCGCGGCTGCGGGAACTGACGGACCGGATCCGGCTGCGGGTGCCCGAACTGGTCCCGGACGTCGAGGTGGTCGGTGACCCCGAACGCCGGCTGCCCGGCGTCGTCACCTTCTCCTGTCTCTATGTCGACGGAGAGACTCTGCTGCACGAACTGGACCGGGAGGGTTTCTCGGTCTCCTCGGGTTCCTCGTGCACGAGCAGCACGCTGACGCCCAGCCATGTACTGAAGGCGATGGGTGTCCTGACCGAGGGCAATGTCCGGGTGTCGCTGCCACCGGGCGTCCCGGAGGCGGACGTCGACCGGTTCCTGTCGGTGCTACCGGCCGCGGTCTCCGCCGTACGGGAGAAGCTGGGCGCCCCGGCCGCGCCGGCGAAGACTGCCGCCGCCGTCGACTCGCTCGTCGTGAACGCCCTGGGCAGGCGGTGTCCGATCCCGGTCATCGAGCTGGCCAAGGTCATCGGCGATGTCCCGGTCGGCGGCACGGTCCGGGTGCTGTCGGACGACGAGGCGGCGCGCCTGGACATTCCGGCGTGGTGCGAGATGCGGGGGCAGGAGTACGTCGGGGAGGAGCCGGCGGACCACGGTTCTGTGTACGTGGTCCGCCGGATGTCCTAG
- a CDS encoding Ig-like domain-containing protein, whose product MNHSPRFRTVASCTTLLVALGAGVTACGSDGHPLSAKPYDAAGQISFNGPAGDSRKADPDKPLEITADGDEGRITDVTATDASGRYVAGELSADGGRWHSTSPLAAGARYTVHVSTEDEDGAPGRKVISFDTSTPKTKKRLNVTFGPEAGKYGVGQPVTAELSVPVKDKAARAIVERALKVDSKPAVEGAWHWVDDKTLHYRPKEYWPTHATIQAHSNIGGIKVAERLWGGEAKPLKLTTGDRLIAVTDASAHSMTVYRNDEAINEIPVTTGKPGFETRNGVKVVLGKEYFVRMRGTSIGIAEGTSDSYDLPVYYATRVTWSGEYVHAAPWSTGSQGYANVSHGCTGMSTDNAAWFYETVREGDIVKVINSYGEDMDPFGNGFGDWNVTWKKWRKGSALVGGAPEGPPPQDRARLRPESV is encoded by the coding sequence ATGAACCACTCACCGCGATTCCGCACGGTAGCCAGCTGCACCACGCTGCTGGTCGCCCTCGGCGCGGGCGTCACCGCCTGCGGCTCCGACGGCCACCCGCTCTCGGCCAAGCCGTACGACGCGGCGGGTCAGATCTCCTTCAACGGCCCGGCCGGCGACAGCCGCAAGGCCGACCCCGACAAGCCCCTGGAAATCACCGCCGACGGTGACGAGGGGCGCATCACCGACGTGACGGCCACGGACGCGTCAGGCCGCTACGTGGCGGGCGAACTCTCCGCCGACGGCGGCCGCTGGCACAGCACCTCGCCGCTGGCCGCGGGCGCCCGCTACACCGTGCACGTGAGCACGGAGGACGAGGACGGCGCCCCCGGCCGCAAGGTCATCAGCTTCGACACCAGCACCCCCAAGACGAAGAAGCGCCTGAACGTCACCTTCGGGCCCGAGGCGGGCAAGTACGGCGTCGGCCAGCCCGTCACGGCCGAACTGAGCGTCCCCGTCAAGGACAAGGCCGCCCGCGCCATCGTCGAACGCGCCCTCAAGGTCGACTCGAAGCCCGCCGTGGAAGGCGCCTGGCACTGGGTGGACGACAAGACGCTGCACTACCGCCCCAAGGAGTACTGGCCCACCCACGCCACCATCCAGGCGCACAGCAACATCGGCGGCATCAAGGTCGCCGAACGCCTCTGGGGCGGCGAGGCGAAGCCCCTGAAGCTCACCACCGGCGACCGCCTGATCGCCGTCACGGACGCCTCCGCGCACTCGATGACGGTCTACCGGAACGACGAGGCGATCAACGAGATCCCCGTCACCACCGGCAAGCCCGGCTTCGAGACCCGCAACGGCGTCAAGGTCGTACTGGGCAAGGAGTACTTCGTACGGATGCGCGGAACCAGCATCGGCATCGCCGAGGGCACCTCCGACTCGTACGACCTGCCCGTGTACTACGCGACGAGAGTCACATGGAGTGGCGAGTACGTGCACGCCGCGCCCTGGTCCACCGGCTCCCAGGGGTACGCCAACGTCAGCCACGGCTGCACCGGAATGAGCACGGACAACGCCGCGTGGTTCTACGAGACCGTCCGAGAGGGCGACATCGTGAAGGTCATCAACTCGTACGGCGAGGACATGGACCCGTTCGGCAACGGCTTCGGAGACTGGAACGTCACCTGGAAGAAGTGGCGCAAGGGCAGCGCCCTGGTCGGCGGAGCCCCCGAGGGCCCGCCCCCGCAGGACCGCGCCAGGCTGCGCCCCGAGTCAGTGTGA
- a CDS encoding heme-copper oxidase subunit III, whose product MSVVATATTVETGHAHPSVNRPNLTSVGTIIWLSSELMFFAALFAMYFTLRSVTGPDHWKEMASSLNFPFSATNTTILVLSSLTCQLGVFAAERGDVKKLRMWFIVTFIMGAIFIGGQVFEYTELVKKDGLSLSSDPYGSVFYLTTGFHGLHVTGGLIAFLFVLGRTYAARKFTHEQATAAIVVSYYWHFVDVVWIGLFATIYMIK is encoded by the coding sequence ATGTCGGTCGTGGCGACAGCAACGACAGTAGAAACCGGGCACGCGCACCCGTCGGTCAATCGGCCGAACCTCACCAGCGTCGGAACCATCATCTGGCTGAGTTCCGAGCTGATGTTCTTCGCGGCCCTCTTCGCGATGTACTTCACCCTGCGATCGGTGACCGGGCCGGATCACTGGAAGGAAATGGCGTCAAGCCTGAACTTCCCGTTCTCCGCGACGAACACCACGATCCTGGTGCTCTCCTCCCTGACCTGCCAGCTCGGCGTGTTCGCCGCCGAGCGCGGGGACGTGAAGAAGCTCCGGATGTGGTTCATCGTCACCTTCATCATGGGTGCGATCTTCATCGGCGGTCAGGTCTTCGAGTACACCGAACTGGTCAAGAAGGACGGGCTCTCGCTCTCCTCCGACCCGTACGGCTCGGTGTTCTACCTGACCACCGGCTTCCATGGCCTGCATGTCACGGGTGGCCTGATCGCCTTCCTGTTCGTCCTCGGCAGGACGTACGCGGCCAGGAAGTTCACCCATGAGCAGGCGACCGCCGCCATCGTCGTGTCCTACTACTGGCACTTCGTCGATGTCGTCTGGATCGGCCTCTTCGCCACGATCTACATGATCAAGTAA
- a CDS encoding cytochrome c oxidase subunit 4, producing MKVQGKLFLWLAVFVLAMAIVYGVWSKEPAGTTALFLGFGLCVMIGYYLAFTARRVDALAQDDKEADVADEAGEVGFFSPHSWQPLTLGIGGALAFLGVVFGWWLLYFSAPIIVIGLWGWVFEYYHGENRTQ from the coding sequence GTGAAGGTCCAAGGCAAGCTGTTCCTCTGGCTGGCGGTCTTCGTCCTCGCCATGGCGATCGTCTATGGCGTGTGGTCGAAGGAGCCCGCCGGCACCACGGCGCTCTTCCTGGGCTTCGGCCTGTGCGTCATGATCGGCTACTACCTGGCCTTCACGGCCCGGCGGGTCGACGCGCTGGCGCAGGACGACAAGGAGGCCGACGTCGCGGACGAGGCCGGCGAGGTGGGCTTCTTCAGCCCGCACAGCTGGCAGCCGCTCACGCTCGGCATCGGCGGAGCGCTCGCCTTCCTGGGCGTCGTCTTCGGCTGGTGGCTGCTGTACTTCTCGGCCCCGATCATCGTGATCGGCCTGTGGGGCTGGGTCTTCGAGTACTACCACGGTGAGAACCGCACGCAGTAG